A single genomic interval of Lathyrus oleraceus cultivar Zhongwan6 chromosome 7, CAAS_Psat_ZW6_1.0, whole genome shotgun sequence harbors:
- the LOC127105158 gene encoding peptidyl-prolyl cis-trans isomerase 1, translating to MANPKVFFDMTVGGQPAGRIVFELYADVTPRTAENFRALCTGEKGVGRSGKPLHFKGSSFHRVIPNFMCQGGDFTAGNGTGGESIYGSKFADENFIKKHTGPGILSMANAGPGTNGSQFFICTAKTEWLDGKHVVFGQVIEGLNVVKDIEKVGSGSGKTSKPVVIANSGQLS from the coding sequence ATGGCAAACCCTAAGGTTTTCTTCGACATGACCGTCGGCGGCCAACCCGCTGGACGCATCGTCTTCGAGCTTTATGCCGATGTCACCCCCAGAACCGCTGAGAATTTCCGTGCTCTCTGCACTGGCGAGAAAGGAGTCGGTCGTAGTGGCAAGCCTCTCCACTTCAAGGGATCCTCCTTTCACCGTGTGATCCCTAACTTCATGTGTCAGGGAGGTGACTTCACCGCCGGGAACGGCACCGGAGGAGAATCGATCTACGGTTCCAAGTTCGCTGACGAGAACTTCATCAAGAAGCACACCGGTCCAGGAATCTTGTCCATGGCAAACGCCGGTCCCGGAACCAACGGATCTCAGTTCTTCATCTGCACTGCCAAGACTGAGTGGCTCGACGGGAAGCACGTTGTGTTCGGTCAAGTTATCGAGGGATTGAACGTTGTGAAGGACATCGAGAAGGTTGGATCTGGCTCCGGCAAGACCTCGAAGCCTGTTGTGATCGCCAATTCTGGTCAACTCTCTTAG